A stretch of Triticum aestivum cultivar Chinese Spring chromosome 1D, IWGSC CS RefSeq v2.1, whole genome shotgun sequence DNA encodes these proteins:
- the LOC123181384 gene encoding arogenate dehydratase 1 — protein MAYTSSLHLSKHLLLPKPHRARPSSSRSPSFVRAARVVDGAPHVNGQSKKAPNGKVQINGAGEKGAVNGHGKKGPGVVNGKTHVNGHDRIHLSVTTGGGGQDGTGLRVAYQGAPGAYSEFAAKTALPGCETVPCRAFADALAAVDRGLVDRAILPVESTMEGTALRNYDLLLRHDLVVAQEINLFVHYCLLAMPGVRATEVRRVISHPMALAHCGRALARLGVDREPVEDTAGAVEMLRSNMMLDTAAIASPRAADLYGLDVLAHGLQDESWNVTRFLLLSKPPSPVAVPVDADAKTSMVVAHRGGSMAVVLKVLSAFSSRNINMSKLEVINNEGGVGEPRPPVMILDTGARGAPTLRAFPHVLYVDCEGAADDPLVREAIKEIEKFAVFVRVLGCYAADTNVYDLQ, from the coding sequence ATGGCCTACACCTCCTCCCTCCACCTCTCCAAGCACCTCCTCCTCCCCAAGCCCCACCGCGCCAGGCCTTCCTCCTCCAGGTCGCCGTCCTTCGTCCGGGCGGCCAGGGTCGTCGACGGCGCCCCGCACGTCAACGGGCAGTCCAAGAAGGCGCCCAACGGCAAGGTACAGATCAACGGCGCCGGCGAGAAAGGGGCCGTCAACGGCCACGGCAAGAAGGGGCCCGGCGTCGTCAACGGGAAGACGCACGTGAACGGCCATGACCGGATCCACCTGTCGGTGACCACGGGCGGCGGGGGCCAGGACGGGACGGGCCTCCGCGTGGCGTACCAGGGCGCGCCGGGCGCGTACAGCGAGTTCGCGGCCAAGACGGCGCTGCCCGGGTGCGAGACCGTGCCGTGCCGCGCCTTCGCGGACGCGCTGGCGGCCGTGGACCGCGGCCTGGTCGACCGGGCGATCCTCCCCGTGGAGTCCACCATGGAGGGCACCGCGCTGCGGAACTACGACCTCCTGCTGCGGCACGACCTGGTGGTGGCGCAGGAGATCAACCTCTTCGTGCACTACTGCCTCCTGGCCATGCCCGGGGTGCGCGCCACCGAGGTGCGCCGGGTCATCAGCCACCCCATGGCGCTCGCGCACTGCGGCCGCGCCCTCGCGCGCCTCGGCGTCGACCGAGAGCCGGTCGAGGACACTGCCGGCGCCGTCGAGATGCTGCGCTCCAACATGATGCTCGACACGGCCGCCATCGCCAGCCCGCGCGCCGCCGACCTCTACGGCCTCGACGTCCTCGCGCACGGCCTGCAGGACGAGTCCTGGAACGTCACCCGCTTCCTGCTGCTCTCCAAGCCGCCGTCGCCGGTGGCGGTCCCCGTGGACGCGGACGCCAAGACCAGCATGGTGGTCGCGCACCGGGGCGGGTCCATGGCGGTGGTGCTCAAGGTGCTCTCCGCCTTCTCCTCCCGCAACATCAACATGTCCAAGCTGGAGGTCATCAACAACGAAGGGGGCGTCGGCGAGCCGCGGCCCCCGGTGATGATCCTGGACACGGGCGCCCGCGGTGCGCCGACGCTGCGCGCGTTCCCGCACGTCCTCTACGTCGACTGCGAGGGTGCCGCCGACGACCCGCTCGTCCGGGAGGCCATCAAGGAGATCGAGAAATTCGCCGTGTTCGTCCGAGTTCTTGGCTGCTACGCCGCGGACACCAACGTCTACGATCTGCAATGA